A region of the Culex quinquefasciatus strain JHB chromosome 1, VPISU_Cqui_1.0_pri_paternal, whole genome shotgun sequence genome:
gccttgaaaaaaaactaaactctcgcttaatacgccttcataaaaattatttaagaaaaaactttgatcgttaacgccttgaaattgtatttttcactaaatacgccctcaataaattatttaaaaaaaactttgatcgttgacggcttgaaaaaaaattcaactgtcactaaatgcgccctcaagaaaatataaaaaaagctttgatcgttgacgccttgaaaaaaactaaactctcgcttaatacgccttcataaaaattatttaaaaaaactttgatcgttgacgccttgaaaaaaaaacttccactaaatacgtcctcaataaattatttaaaatataactttgatcgttgacggcttgaaaaaaaatcaactgtcactaaatacgcccttatgaaaatataaaaaagttttgatcgttgacgccttgaaaaaaaactaaactcacgcttaatacgccttcataaaaattatttaaaaaaaactttgatcgttgacgccctgaaaaaaaaactttcactaaatacgccctcaagaaattattaaaaaaaaactttgatcgtagacgccttgcaaaaaaatttccattaaatacgccctcaaggaaatataaaaaaaagctttgatcgctgacgccttgaaaaaaaactaaactctcgcttaatacgccttcataaaaattattttaaaaaaactttgatcgttgacgccttgaatttttttttaactaaatacgccctcaataaattatttaaaaaataacattgatcgttgacggcttgaaaaaaattcaactgtcattaaatacgccctcaagaaaatataaaaaaagctttgatcgctgacgccttgaaaaaaactaaagtttagcttaatacgccctcataaaaatctcgaaaaatcgaaatcgcacTAAAAACGGCCagctatttttattataaagccTTTGACTAACTGGATGGGCCctatatggtggttactaaccgaaccgtctcagttgaaatatactgtggtcatggccaagtcctgccaaggcgggggttcaaatacatacatacatacatacatacaaaataCTTAGATCGTTATCGGCCAGATCCAAATCCAACTTTGACTATGTAcgccaaagtgtttttttatatagGGTCATTTCTCCCCAACtggaaacaaaaaagtacaaattcaaaatctactttttctGATCCTGCTGAAATTTGGCGAAACTGTTTATCAtatcgaaacatgcaaaaatcttcTATTTTTTGGCACTGCCccaaagttttgcgattttcgccagttaaaaaatattgtcaaatattttggaaaaaatgatagAGCAATATTCGactgcaatttagaaaaaaacttgACGCTGATTCAATTCAGCGtcaacattttgattaaaatcaaaCATGGCAGCATTTTGAGCAATTAGAATAAATGATGCAGGGATGGATGTAGGTAAATTCTGCTACTTTAagcttataaatttgaaattctcaaGAGATATCAACTTGTCCTGACAAGTAAAGTTTGATTCgaataaaaaatttgatgatgCCATATAATTCAGCGTTTCTTAAAAAAGCAgtcgatttttgcttttttgtatcCCAGACATGgccatttgaaaactaatttaaagaaatagatgaaaatcgtaaaactttggggcggtgccaaaaaggAGGGATTTTGCATGTTTCGATAGGATAAACAGCTCCGCTAAAATTTAGGCATATTCAGAAAAAAGTCAACTTCGAGTGGTGTTCCGCTTCGTGAAATGGCCTCGTAAGCaattgtatgggcagctgtcaaacttctatggaaacttgtacggacaaatcaatgttttttttacgatATTATCTTTTTTATCTACAAACTGTTCTCTgaaatgtgattgattcgaaaatgtttaaaaatgttattgtgtGATATGacgaggattgaaaaaaaaaaatgttagttggtaggggaacagcatctaattccagcgtgcctctaatgttgtcatatcagtactttgacattcaattacagcttattaaaagcgttttcgactgaaatcgagtgataaatagctcaataggaagtgagcaagcaagtttctatcgaaagttttgctaaattagttctttaaatagtgaaaatcagcaaattggatggagttgggAGCGAGagattaacctgccaaacatacgaaaaTTTCCCTATGTTACAtttgacaagaaaaaaatatctgtcaGCTTTGATGTTTGTCttctttcaaagaaagctagaaatctggtaagttTGGTACGAaaactttttgttgattttgattttccaaaaactttatgagcttatagtttaagttttaaagaacaactttgttgaaaacATCGAAGAGATACGTCTACATcgccttaatttttttaaactaaaatctaACTaactatgttaaaaaaataataaaaactgcGAAAACCCAAACGCATAGATAATACGAGTTGATTtccattttgaattgatttggcTTGAGATGCTCGAGTTCGTTACCAATCTGGCTTAAGCTGtgtatagataaaaaaaaatgctctcatgtaaaattttctcgaaaaactaaggggcaaaacaaattactgaagagaaaaaaaataattggaaacAAAACAATCTAAACTATCAAGGGATTCAATggcgttatttcaatattttctatcaCATATATCACATCAATGATATATGCaagaataacaatattttcatgaacttattgaattttagatatttttttagcattactgctacaatatataaagcaaatttcacttttttgtttggtacGCATTTGTTGACTGTATACGCCCTTCCTATAACACACATACACCCCTAACGCCTTATAAGGGAAAACACCCCCCATTGAAGAATTCTGGATACGGGCCTGCAATCTAGAACTAAACTTACCTATTATCCGTCGAAAATCGTCCAAAATCTTCGAAGCTCGTAAACCAAATCCCAAAAGAAACGACAGCTGGTTCGattcggttgcaatcaagtccgaacaagacacggaacaagatcaactgaagagaactgtcaaactgtttgtgtcgtcgaaaatcgtgacgtcgaattgaaagaaaatcgatggaaaaacaaTGTccggcatgtcgagtgtttggcgtacgtttgtcgtcctttcgaccaatcgatatcgaaacggtaaaatcaaaaccgtgcgacaactcgtacgacgtgcgacatttttcaaacagggaatTTTCCGTCAAATGTTACGCTcccaatgtcccatcccagagggtcccggagtaccaaaccttcttagcatggtgctcccaacgaatacaaccaaatctcggagcgtatggtggtgtgtccccacgcttcttcctccctgtcgattcagaattgtgttgatgttcgaacactcagtgctcaaactcaacccaattacgagtcatctctgcgatacggctttacgcagtaggcctggccgctttaacgcttgtgatgtgtCAATGCATTatgcgcactacaaatgttaataaatgaccagaagagtgctaggcgtcatctaacctaaggcactctccaggatcccttcgaaagattggctgcgctagtgtctgattagattagattagaagcaAATCAATCAGTTAGCGatcatttttgttgtttttcgatTGTGTAGTGATACGTATTGATCTGCATTGTTTTGACTGAAATAAATGAATCATTTTGTGACGTGAGCATATAATTTTAAGTGATAActtattttgtaagaaaaccctcgTGATTATATTTGCTTTGATGCTTTGAGACAGTCGAAAATATTGATATGAAATATTGAtcgttaaaaatacaaaaattgccgTAACACCCGTCTGACCTGTGTCCGATTGTTGGCCAATTCGGTCTTACCGGATCACCTGAAAATAGTTTTGCTTGTAAACCTATCAATTAACTCGTAATGAGGGTCCCTTTGTTCTCTAACTCTACCACGTCCTCGTGTAGCGTTTCCTTCGAAGACCGGAAAAAGGCACTAACCAGGCACTAACTGTTGGCTGCATTTGTCCCTGGGAGCCTGTGACAGTTCTCTATCTGGAAGAATTTACCAGCAGAGCTTTTTTCTTCGTCTTTGGCTGGATCCGGGTTTGTTATGGTTTGGTTTGCCATGAAAACTGCTTAGTGTTGGGACAACCTAATCAGCGATGGTCCCCACCAGTCCGCACGCCGCTGGACTCGAACTTGGCGTCTGGAACGCCCAGGTCACGACGTCACCACAGCGCATACGTAGAGGAGGTTCCGGTTGTCAAATGGATTCAATAAAGCCATTCCGTGTTTAATTACTTACAAGATAACacgttgttttatttgttggaCATTAAGTCTTATTTTGTCCTtgcttttaatttgttaaatgttAATTGTCTCTCACGTACGAAATCGGCCACTGGGCGTACGTGGTGATACAAAAGTGGCGACTCGGGTTAGTTTTGGCCTAATCTTTACGGGTCCAAGACGACGCCCACGCGGAAACGTAGAAGACTTCGGGAAAGTTCCGAGAGCTCGATGGACGGCGACGAATCCATGAACGGCCAGGTTCCGCCGAACGGGCAGGTGCCGCTGAGCGGACAGTTGCCGCCGAACGGACAGTTGCCGCCGAACGGGCAGTTCGGGCAGCAACCACATGGATTCCGACCTGGGGCAGATCCGTACATGCAGTGGTtctcgcagcagcagcaagtctACGTGACGGAGATGTTCCGCCAGCAGCAGGAGGTTCTCCAGCAGCAACAAGCGGCCATGCAGCAGCAACAGCGAGCGTTCATGGAGCAGCAGGAGCAGCTTCTACGGAACGTCATGACTCGGATCAATGTACAGGTCCCGCCGAACCCGGAGGTCATTCTGGACTCGCTTGCCAACAACATCAAGGAGTTCAGGTATGATCCGGAAAACAACGTCACCTTCGCGGCCTGGTACAATCGTTATGACGAGCTCTTTGCGAACGACGCTAGCCGGCTGGACGATCCGGCCAAGGTGCGCTTGCTGCTCAGGAAGCTGGGGATGTCGGAACACGAGCGGTACACGAGCTACATACTGCCGAAAACAGCTAAGTTTTTCTCGTTCGCGGATACCGTGGCAAAGCTTACGTTACTGTTCGGTACGGCCGAATCGGTGATCAGTCGACGGTACCGCTGCTTGCAGATCATGAAGCAACCTTTGGAGGACTATGTCACCTATGCCTGCCGCATCAACAAAGCTTGCGTTGAATTCGAACTGCCCAAGCTCTCGGAGGAGCAGTTCAAGTGTCTTGTTTTTGTGTGTGGTCTGAAGTCAGAGAAAGACGCAGAAATAAGAACGCGGTTGCTGTGCAGGATCGAGGAGCGAGCAGACATAACACTGGAGCTGATTTCGGAAGAATGCCAACGCCTTCTCAACATTTGGCACGACGCGGCGATGATCGAGGAGCAGGTAGCCGCGGTGCAAGCGTTGGATTCGAAGCCGAAGTTCCCGAGGAAGCAGTTCAAGTCTGGTCCAGCTGGTGATCGCACGAAGTCCGGTAGAAGTGGTCCAGACACGGCCTGCTGGTTGTGTGGTGGGATGCACTACGCAAGGGACTGCTCGTTCAAGGCGCACGAGTGCACCGACTGTGGACTGGTTGGCCACAAAGAAGGCTACTGCCGGAGCGCTGAGAAGTACGTCTCGACGAAGGTGGTGAAAGTTAACACGTGCAGCGTGGAAGATCGTCGGAAGTACGTGCCAGTCGTGATGAATCGCACCTCTGTGCGGCTGCAACTCGACACCGGGTCCGATATCACCATCATCTCAACGGGAACGTGGCGCAGCATTGGAAGTCCACCGATGTCAACAACTTCCGTCGTGGCAAAAACTGCTACGGGCAAGCCCTTGGGGATCGACGGTGAGTTCTGGTGCGAAATGGTGGTCGGGGGACGAAATTCTTCTGGTCTGGTTCGAGTGACAAGTCAACCTCTGAATTTGCTGGGCTCTGACATAATTGACAGCTTTGGGCTGTGGTCAGTGCCGCTTTACACCATCTGTCATCTGGTTGAAacgtcaacaacaacaacaacaaatgttGATGCACTCACATTTCCACATTTGTTTTCTGGAGAGTTGGGCTTGTGCGTGAAGACGAAGGTGAAACTTGAGTTGAAGCCGGAAAAATCACCCGTTTTTCGGCCCAAGAGACCGGTTGCTTACGCGATGTACCAAGCTGTGGATGATGAGTTGGACCGACTCGAACGCTGCAACATAATTTCTCCTGTGGATTTTTCGGAGTGGGCAGCTCCGATCGTGGTGGTACGAAAGGCAAGCGGGGCAGTACGAATCTGTGGAGACTATTCCACGGGGTTGAACGACGCGTTGCAGCCCAACCAGTACCCGTTGCCTCTTCCCCAGGACATTTTTGCTAGTCTGGCCAGTTGTACCGTCTTCAGTCAGATTGACTTGACCGATGCGTACCTGCAGGTGGAGATGGACGAAAGCTCGCGTGCCATGCTCACCGTCAACACGCACTGGGGACTATACCAGTACAACCGCCTGGCACCTGGAGTAAAGCCAGCACCGGGAGCTTTCCAGCAAGTCATCGACGGGATGCTGTCCGGGCTCGTGAGGACTTGTGGTTATCTCGACGACGTGGTTGTCGGGGGTTTGGACGAAGAGGACCATAAGAAAAACCTACGGGCGGTGCTGCAGCGCATAGAGGAGTTTGGTTTCACGATTCGTGCGGAAAAATGTTCGTTCGGTCAGCCGCAAATTCGCTACCTGGGCCATCTTCTTGATCTCCAGGGATTGCGGCCGGATCCAGCTAAGATCGAAGCAATCGCCGATCTCGCCGTTCCGACCGATGTCAGTGGAGTTCGGTCATTTCTGGGAGCCATTACGGCAAGTTTGTGGCGAACATGCGCAATTTGCGGTATCCCCTCGACGAGCTGCTGAAGGATGGGAACAAGTTTCGGTGGACGCCGGAATGCCAGCAAGCGTTCGACCGATTCAAGCAGATTCTCAGCTCCAACTTGATGCTGGCCCACTACGATCCGACGCAGGAGATTATTGTCTCGGCCGACGCGTCATCCGTTGGGCTAGGCGCAACCATCAGCCACAAGTACACCGACGGCTCGGTGAAAGTCGTTCAGCATGCAGCTCGGGCGCTGTCGAAGGCGGAACAGGGTACAGCCAGCCGGACAGAGAGGGTCTAGCCATCATTTTTGCCGTTACCAAGTTCCACAAGATGATCTTCGGTCGCTCGTTCCGGCTCCAGACCGATCACGCGCCGCTGTTGCGGATCTTCGGGTCGCGTAAGGGCATTCCCGTGTATACGGCGAACCGGCTGCAGCGTTACGCGTTGACCCTTTGCTGTACGATTTCACCATCGAGCACGTCCCGACTGAGAAGTTCGGTCACGCCGACGTGCTGTCACGGCTTATCAGCAACCACGCCAAACCCGACGAGGACTACGTTATTGCTAGCATCACCCTGGACAACGATTTGAGGTCAGTAGTAGTTGACGTAGCAAGTGCCCTTCCTCTCAGTTTTAGGGTTGTGGAGCGTGACACGCAAGTCGACCCGTTGCTGAAGAAGATCTACCGTTACCTGCGCAATGGCTGGCCACAGAAGCACACGATCGTCGACTCGGAAATTTTGCGCTTCTTCGCTCGGCAGGACTCGCTGAGCACTGTGGACGGGTGCGTTTTGTTTGGAGAAAGGCTGGTCATCCCTGAACGGCACCGGCAGCGGTGTCTGCGCCAGCTGCACCAAGGACACCCGGGGATCTCACGCATGAAGGCCATCGCCCGAAGCTATGTCTACTGGCCTTCGATTGACGACGATGTGGAGGCACTTGTGAAGGCGTGCAAGCATTGCGCATCAGCGGCACGATCCCCTCCGCACTCAGCACCAGTTCCGTGGCCTAGACCGACGGGACCATGGAAACGTGTGCACGTGGACTTCGCTGGTCTGATGGAAGGTGCGTGCTTTTTGCTGATTGTAGATGCCTACACCAGTCTATCCAGCATTCTGTCGAACCTGTCTATAGACCACCTCGGAGGAGCATAGCAGCTGCAGTAGAAGACTTCGTTAACCTTAGCGATCACGAAGCCCTCCTC
Encoded here:
- the LOC119769867 gene encoding LOW QUALITY PROTEIN: uncharacterized protein K02A2.6-like (The sequence of the model RefSeq protein was modified relative to this genomic sequence to represent the inferred CDS: inserted 1 base in 1 codon); its protein translation is MDGDESMNGQVPPNGQVPLSGQLPPNGQLPPNGQFGQQPHGFRPGADPYMQWFSQQQQVYVTEMFRQQQEVLQQQQAAMQQQQRAFMEQQEQLLRNVMTRINVQVPPNPEVILDSLANNIKEFRYDPENNVTFAAWYNRYDELFANDASRLDDPAKVRLLLRKLGMSEHERYTSYILPKTAKFFSFADTVAKLTLLFGTAESVISRRYRCLQIMKQPLEDYVTYACRINKACVEFELPKLSEEQFKCLVFVCGLKSEKDAEIRTRLLCRIEERADITLELISEECQRLLNIWHDAAMIEEQVAAVQALDSKPKFPRKQFKSGPAGDRTKSGRSGPDTACWLCGGMHYARDCSFKAHECTDCGLVGHKEGYCRSAEKYVSTKVVKVNTCSVEDRRKYVPVVMNRTSVRLQLDTGSDITIISTGTWRSIGSPPMSTTSVVAKTATGKPLGIDGEFWCEMVVGGRNSSGLVRVTSQPLNLLGSDIIDSFGLWSVPLYTICHLVETSTTTTTNVDALTFPHLFSGELGLCVKTKVKLELKPEKSPVFRPKRPVAYAMYQAVDDELDRLERCNIISPVDFSEWAAPIVVVRKASGAVRICGDYSTGLNDALQPNQYPLPLPQDIFASLASCTVFSQIDLTDAYLQVEMDESSRAMLTVNTHWGLYQYNRLAPGVKPAPGAFQQVIDGMLSGLVRTCGYLDDVVVGGLDEEDHKKNLRAVLQRIEEFGFTIRAEKCSFGQPQIRYLGHLLDLQGLRPDPAKIEAIADLAVPTDVSGVRSFLGXHYGKFVANMRNLRYPLDELLKDGNKFRWTPECQQAFDRFKQILSSNLMLAHYDPTQEIIVSADASSVGLGATISHKYTDGSVKVVQHAARALSKAEQGTASRTERV